Proteins encoded by one window of Gemmatimonadota bacterium:
- a CDS encoding nucleoside-binding protein — translation MRKQHPGLFALIACILLQPAAVIAQTSFQFQYGKLTNPFSGAAEYTSILTLQQAAQWQYGDSFFFIDFLEDGVPDGFNDKSIYGEWYPTLSIGKLTNTEISIGPIRDISIIAGFNADSDANVLKYLPGVRASWNVPGFFFVNTDLTALIDASSGTAHGGAPTTSNSFVFDINWGAAFGAGGQSFGFFGHAEYIGSQTNEFGSEVKSWLLVQPQLTWDLSKAINGEGNTLFVGIEYQYWWNKLGTTTTENVVQLLIVWQL, via the coding sequence ATGCGGAAACAACACCCCGGCTTATTCGCACTAATCGCTTGCATTCTCCTGCAGCCGGCCGCGGTAATCGCCCAAACCTCATTCCAATTTCAATACGGCAAACTCACAAACCCGTTTTCCGGAGCCGCGGAATACACCTCTATCCTCACCCTGCAACAGGCAGCGCAGTGGCAATATGGCGACAGTTTCTTTTTCATCGACTTTCTGGAAGATGGCGTTCCGGATGGCTTCAACGACAAAAGTATCTACGGCGAATGGTATCCGACCCTCAGCATTGGCAAACTGACGAACACAGAGATCAGCATCGGTCCCATCAGAGATATTTCTATAATCGCTGGATTCAATGCCGATTCCGATGCCAATGTCCTCAAATACCTGCCCGGCGTCCGGGCTTCGTGGAACGTGCCTGGCTTCTTCTTTGTCAACACCGACCTGACCGCCCTGATCGACGCCAGCAGCGGCACAGCGCACGGCGGCGCGCCCACAACGAGCAACAGCTTTGTATTCGACATCAATTGGGGGGCTGCCTTTGGAGCCGGCGGTCAGTCCTTCGGTTTCTTCGGTCATGCAGAATACATCGGTTCTCAGACCAACGAATTTGGTAGCGAAGTCAAAAGCTGGCTCCTCGTGCAGCCACAACTCACATGGGACTTGAGCAAGGCAATAAACGGCGAGGGCAACACGCTCTTCGTCGGCATCGAATACCAGTACTGGTGGAACAAACTCGGCACCACCACTACCGAAAATGTCGTGCAATTACTGATCGTGTGGCAACTCTGA
- a CDS encoding mandelate racemase/muconate lactonizing enzyme family protein: protein MKITALKTFIAPTTGNFFVKVETDEGIYGLGEAGVIRRGTAIAEVIRSFSPDVIGQDPFRIEYLWQVMFRGGFFPGGVVQSAAVSAVDIALWDIKGKALGVPVYELLGGRTRDKVACYPHVGDKYNIDRLVANCVQRQEEGWKFARWSMSDPTDPSVFEPSRAVRYGIEQVKAVREACGDEFEICVDIHTRLDPTWVIAYCKGVEPYRPFFIEDPLRSESTQSLRLVRQ, encoded by the coding sequence ATGAAAATCACCGCATTAAAAACATTCATTGCGCCCACAACGGGAAATTTTTTCGTCAAAGTCGAAACAGACGAAGGAATTTATGGTCTGGGAGAAGCGGGCGTAATACGTCGCGGAACCGCGATAGCCGAAGTGATCCGCTCGTTTTCCCCAGACGTTATCGGGCAAGACCCCTTTCGGATCGAATATTTGTGGCAGGTCATGTTTCGCGGCGGATTTTTTCCAGGCGGCGTGGTACAGTCAGCGGCAGTGAGCGCCGTTGACATCGCGCTCTGGGACATAAAAGGCAAAGCTCTGGGCGTACCTGTCTATGAACTACTGGGCGGAAGAACCCGCGACAAAGTGGCGTGTTATCCGCATGTTGGCGATAAGTACAATATCGACCGCCTGGTCGCAAATTGTGTGCAACGACAGGAGGAAGGCTGGAAATTTGCCCGCTGGAGCATGAGCGATCCCACAGATCCCAGTGTATTTGAACCTTCGCGCGCCGTGCGTTATGGCATTGAACAGGTAAAAGCCGTGCGCGAAGCCTGTGGCGATGAATTCGAAATCTGCGTCGATATTCACACGCGACTGGATCCCACCTGGGTAATTGCATATTGCAAAGGCGTGGAACCCTATCGCCCATTTTTTATCGAAGACCCATTGCGAAGTGAAAGCACACAGAGCCTGCGACTCGTGCGACAAA
- a CDS encoding M12 family metallo-peptidase, with translation MKTSVLRFAILALMGLILSPLAIAHELPSPTDSVHFQPLDYDSERHGHRPATKQLAGLNVGEPRTVRMIYFLPNDRPFRAHRVQQMKDEIRNLQAFFAEQMQMHGYGDRTFRFETDEQDEPLVHRVDGQQPDSHYLYDTRGTVLDEIEQVFDLYTNIYLIFIDNSINAIGRGSRRVGGVASQTSKNSGSVSVPGKTNWRTVAHELGHAFGLHHDFRNDAYIMSYGGYQRNSLSACHAKFLSVHTYFNPDTPIEEGSLPTIELISPYVSGRGTRVSIQLKVRDPDGVHQVLLTNGGSSRRTCRELMGKKDAVVEFYYYDVIPPDGVTSLPNPTVHRISVQAVDMNGNQNRKASFVLDVSKWPRPHPQMLEKISGEKQQGSPGVQLVEPFVVSVLDQNGSAIAGLGVTFVVTAGGGTLSVETAFTDAKGRASTTLTLGNHPGTNTVEVTVAGLVSEIFTAKALATPDFDGDGTVGIPDFLLFVDQFGLSQGDVGYDVRFDLDGDGTIGIGDFLIFVEDFGKKVPSN, from the coding sequence ATGAAAACCTCTGTTCTTCGTTTCGCCATTCTCGCATTGATGGGTCTTATTCTATCGCCGCTGGCCATCGCCCATGAGTTGCCTTCGCCAACCGATAGCGTGCATTTCCAGCCCCTGGATTACGACAGTGAGAGACACGGTCACCGCCCTGCGACCAAACAGCTGGCGGGTCTGAACGTCGGCGAACCACGCACGGTAAGGATGATCTACTTTTTGCCCAATGATCGCCCGTTTCGTGCCCACAGGGTTCAACAGATGAAAGATGAGATTCGCAATCTTCAGGCATTTTTCGCCGAGCAGATGCAGATGCACGGCTACGGCGATAGAACCTTCCGTTTTGAAACCGATGAACAGGACGAACCGCTGGTGCATCGCGTGGATGGTCAACAACCTGACAGTCACTATCTCTATGATACGAGAGGTACTGTGCTTGACGAGATTGAACAGGTGTTTGATCTCTATACGAATATTTACTTGATCTTCATTGACAATAGTATAAATGCAATTGGTCGAGGTAGTCGGCGTGTGGGAGGTGTCGCGAGCCAGACGAGCAAAAATAGTGGCTCTGTATCGGTTCCTGGCAAAACTAACTGGAGAACAGTGGCTCATGAACTTGGGCACGCCTTCGGATTACATCACGATTTTAGGAATGACGCGTACATCATGTCGTATGGAGGCTATCAACGTAATTCTCTATCTGCATGCCATGCCAAATTTTTATCCGTACATACCTACTTCAATCCCGATACCCCAATTGAAGAAGGGTCGCTGCCCACTATCGAACTCATTTCGCCATATGTATCCGGCAGGGGAACAAGAGTCTCTATCCAGCTTAAAGTTAGAGATCCTGATGGAGTTCATCAGGTGCTCCTCACTAACGGTGGCAGCAGCAGGAGAACGTGTCGTGAATTAATGGGTAAAAAAGATGCCGTTGTTGAATTCTATTATTATGATGTTATTCCACCTGATGGTGTTACGAGTCTTCCCAACCCCACTGTACATCGGATTTCGGTACAAGCCGTTGATATGAATGGGAATCAAAACCGCAAGGCGTCTTTTGTTCTTGATGTATCTAAGTGGCCGCGCCCTCATCCTCAAATGCTGGAGAAAATCTCCGGCGAGAAGCAACAAGGATCACCCGGTGTACAATTGGTCGAGCCGTTTGTGGTTTCGGTGCTGGATCAAAACGGATCGGCGATTGCCGGGTTGGGTGTCACCTTTGTGGTTACCGCAGGCGGGGGAACGCTCTCTGTTGAGACCGCCTTCACCGATGCCAAGGGCCGCGCCTCCACTACGCTGACACTCGGGAACCATCCGGGGACCAACACGGTTGAGGTAACGGTGGCCGGGCTCGTCTCCGAAATCTTTACCGCAAAAGCTTTGGCTACTCCCGACTTTGATGGCGATGGTACTGTTGGTATTCCCGATTTCTTGCTCTTTGTAGATCAGTTCGGATTAAGTCAAGGTGATGTGGGATATGACGTGCGGTTTGATCTGGATGGTGATGGCACAATTGGGATTGGCGATTTTCTAATCTTTGTCGAAGACTTTGGTAAAAAAGTGCCATCCAATTGA